The Raphanus sativus cultivar WK10039 chromosome 2, ASM80110v3, whole genome shotgun sequence genome includes a region encoding these proteins:
- the LOC108842567 gene encoding uncharacterized protein LOC108842567 isoform X1, whose product MSLDQCQWPEKKMTGIDSLAQASKHLSERSPYDVPEDGLALGLSVSTLPVALANWLNQKDDNKKRRKKSHYGTETKNKKKKSSRVGEKLRGGSVWVEHEDYFRRLEAPDLETLSGLASLRSLSCGNCFSVPSVEYESVSTPQRETDAAASNEDVKDIISEEVSEDVGKSVDEISSGGLEWILGCRNRILLTSERPSKKRRRLGRDAGLEKLVVAAPCRGNALLCDFCCTGGDAKGYRHQLIDCTSCKATVHKKCYGVVEDTDKAWLCSWCELENGCSDSERPCSLCPKKGGVLKPVLSKTENGGPPEFAHLYCSLWMPEVYIEDLNKMEPILNLPGIKETRRKLLCNLCKVKSGACVRCCYATCRASFHPICAREAGNRLEIWGKHGCDTVELRAFCSKHSDIQESGRPIKDGDINAADPTVCHLPSESIRDRPSNDETGVEVGTQGTGSDISRNSALQELESPRSEFDRSATHIVESGMTERSTDNEKTRSESLSFVLILKKLIDLGKVDVKDVAAEIGVNPDALNAKLGDGDLLPDLLGKIVKWLRQHAHMGNRDKCGNFKSTNTTKSERWADICTEGTVMLGSDIVFSLERTSAENCTGNGFVVEEAEAKPVLKKEISGNLPSDHSSEEQKSVVLDQEFHLGKNSVHLSDDHGGELNPISSGVMVENAFSVRPNSSHMPNSSHNRRILNCPSPIILDLLDREAYPGFNPHPYIHKELSEMDKRKILKSSTNSYEDRMTNEPDGTEEGTKHLQDAGDHTICCDYQSQSAERGDTYCQLAKAGKLGILDMSPKDEVEGELLYYQLQLLGTGVSRKQLSDDLAYAVTKKLPLEIDEEHGRRWDDVLVNKYFHDVREARKQGRKEKRHKEAQAVLAAATAAAATSSRNTSLRKDMTEEPAQQEMSTYRRKVTTSGHLVPQTKETLLKVPVSGPPSDKSSDQRTREFSLQNPRSCDICRRSETIWNLIVVCSSCKVAVHMDCYKCAKESSGPWYCELCAESTGSFNFWEKPHSTTECALCGGTTGAFRKATDGQWVHAFCAEWSLESTFRRGQINPVQGVESLAKNTSTCCVCQRIYGACIKCSYGNCQTTFHPTCARSAGFHMIGGGKLPHKAYCEKHSLEQKAKAKSQKHGTEEQKSLKHYRVELERLRLLCERIVKREKLKRELAVSSHEILAARRHHAARNPFPLPEVSSDSATTSIKGHQDSNISGSEAIQRSDDITIDSTASVKRRRRGKCPVLMDTDQKSDDSATSKGRKQPTESQVFSGKTVPRKHCIVSPSVSEEGDEESEPKKQHVETFAKELVMTSDEASFKNRRLPKGYFYVPVDCLQEDKLGNKKADSSDKPNQTVPYGECEI is encoded by the exons ATGAGCCTTGACCAATGCCAGTGGCCGGAGAAGAAGATGACGGGAATCGATTCGTTAGCTCAGGCGAGCAAACACCTCTCGGAGAGGTCTCCTTACGATGTTCCTGAAGATGGTTTAGCTCTGGGGTTGAGTGTGAGTACCTTACCCGTTGCGTTGGCTAATTGGTTGAACCAGAAGGATGATAATAAGAAGCGGCGTAAGAAGTCTCACTACGGGACTGAGActaagaataagaagaagaagtcttctAGGGTAGGGGAGAAGCTGAGAGGTGGGAGTGTTTGGGTTGAGCATGAGGACTACTTTAGGCGATTAGAGGCTCCTGATTTAGAAACTTTGTCAGGTTTAGCTTCTCTACGTTCTTTATCTTGTGGAAACTGCTTTTCTGTTCCTTCTGTGGAGTACGAATCGGTTAGTACTCCACAGAGGGAAACTGACGCGGCTGCTAGTAACGAGGATGTTAAAGACATTATTAGTGAAGAAGTATCTGAAGATGTTGGGAAGAGTGTTGATGAGATCTCTTCTGGTGGTTTAGAATGGATTTTAGGTTGTAGAAATAGGATTTTGTTGACATCAGAAAGGCCGTCGAAGAAGCGGAGGCGTCTTGGTAGGGATGCAGGTTTGGAGAAATTAGTGGTTGCTGCTCCTTGCAGAGGGAATGCGTTGTTATGTGATTTTTGCTGCACTGGTGGTGATGCCAAGGGATATCGTCACCAGCTAATTGATTGTACTTCCTGCAAAGCTACAGTTCATAAAAAATGCTACGGTGTGGTTGAGGATACGGATAAGGCTTGGTTGTGCTCCTGGTGTGAGCTGGAGAATGGTTGTAGTGATAGTGAAAGACCGTGCTCGCTTTGTCCCAAGAAGGGTGGTGTTCTGAAACCGGTTCTCTCGAAAACTGAGAATGGCGGGCCACCGGAGTTTGCTCATCTGTATTGTTCTCTGTGGATGCCTGAGGTGTATATAGAAGACTTGAATAAAATGGAGCCTATCTTGAATTTGCCTGGAATAAAAGAAACTCGCAGGAAGTTATTGTGTAACTTGTGCAAGGTGAAATCTGGTGCTTGCGTTCGATGTTGTTATG CAACATGCCGAGCATCTTTCCATCCTATATGTGCAAGGGAGGCAGGGAATAGGCTAGAAATCTGGGGAAAACATGGGTGTGATACT gtTGAACTGCGAGCTTTCTGCTCGAAGCATTCAGATATTCAAGAAAGTGGAAGGCCTATAAAGGACGGAGATATTAATGCAGCTGACCCTACTGTATGTCATCTTCCATCAGAATCTATAAGAGATCGCCCAAGTAATGATGAGACGGGAGTCGAAGTAGGAACACAAGGTACAGGCTCTGATATTTCGAGAAACAGTGCGTTGCAAGAACTGGAATCACCACGTTCAGAATTTGACAGGTCTGCAACACACATTGTTGAATCAGGGATGACTGAGAGGAGCACAGATAATGAAAAAACTCGATCCGAGTCTCTTAGTTTTGTATTGATTCTGAAAAAG ttgATCGACCTGGGTAAAGTGGATGTGAAGGATGTGGCTGCAGAGATTGGGGTCAATCCTGATGCTTTGAATGCCAAACTTGGG GATGGAGACTTGTTACCTGATTTACTAGGCAAGATAGTTAAATGGCTTAGACAGCATGCACACATGGGTAATAGGGACAAATGCGGAAATTTTAAAAGTACGAACACAACTAAATCTGAGCGTTGGGCAGATATCTGTACTGAAGGCACTGTGATGTTAGGTTCTGACATTGTTTTTTCTCTGGAGCGAACCTCTGCTGAAAATTGTACTGGTAATGGTTTTGTGGTCGAAGAAGCTGAAGCTAAGCCagttttgaaaaaagaaatcaGTGGGAATTTGCCATCTGATCATTCTTCAGAAGAACAG AAATCAGTAGTGCTTGATCAGGAATTTCATCTTGGGAAAAATTCAGTTCATCTTTCTG ATGATCACGGAGGAGAATTAAATCCCATTTCGTCTGGAGTGATGGTGGAGAATGCCTTTTCTGTGAGGCCAAATAGTTCTCATATGCCAAATAGTTCTCATAACCGTAGAATTTTGAACTGTCCAAGTCCTATTATCTTGGATCTCCT TGATCGTGAAGCATATCCTGGTTTCAATCCTCATCCTTATATCCACAAGGAATTGTCAGAGATGGACAAGAGAAAGATCCTGAAAAGCAGCACGAATTCTTATGAGGATAGGATGACAAACGAACCTGATG GCACTGAAGAAGGAACAAAACATCTGCAGGACGCTGGCGATCACACTATCTGTTGTGATTACCAAAGTCAGAGTGCAGAGCGCGGAGATACATATTGTCAGTTAGCTAAAGCTGGGAAACTGGGCATACTGGATATGTCTCCTAAAGATGAAGTGGAAGGAGAACTTCTATATTATCAACTTCAGTTACTTGGCACCGGAGTTTCAAGAAAACAACTATCGG ACGATCTAGCCTACGCAGTTACCAAAAAGCTGCCCCTGGAGATTGATGAAGAGCATGGACGAAGATGGGATGATGTTCTGGTCAACAAATATTTCCACGATGTCAGGGAAGCAAGAAAGCAAGGCAGGAAAGAGAAAAGACACAAAGAAGCCCAGGCTGTTCTAGCTGCTGCTactgcagcagcagcaacatCTTCTCGGAATACATCGCTCAGGAAAGATATGACAGAAGAACCTGCTCAACAAGAG ATGAGTACGTATAGACGTAAAGTTACTACCAGCGGTCACCTAGTGCCACAGACAAAGGAAACACTTTTAAAGGTGCCTGTTTCTGGTCCACCATCTGATAAGAGTTCTGACCAGCGTACACGAGAATTTTCATTACAGAATCCGCGAAGTTGTGACATCTGCAGACGCTCTGAAACTATATGGAACCTGATTGTGGTGTGCTCTAGTTGCAAG GTTGCTGTTCACATGGACTGTTATAAATGTGCTAAAGAATCTAGTGGTCCTTGGTACTGTGAACTATGTGCGGAATCTACTGGTTCTTTCAATTTTTGGGAAAAACCGCATTCTACTACAGAATGTGCTTTATGTGGAGGCACAACTGGGGCTTTTAGGAAAGCCACAGATGGCCAGTGGGTACATGCATTTTGTGCTGAG TGGTCTCTCGAATCAACCTTCAGAAGGGGGCAAATAAATCCTGTGCAGGGAGTG GAATCTCTGGCCAAGAACACCAGCACTTGTTGTGTATGCCAACGGATATATGGTGCATGCATTAAG TGTAGTTATGGTAACTGCCAGACGACATTTCACCCAACCTGTGCCAGAAGTGCTGGCTTTCATATGATTGGTGGTGGAAAACTTCCGCATAAGGCTTACTGTGAGAAGCACAGCTTGGAACAGAAGGCAAAG GCTAAATCTCAGAAACATGGGACAGAGGAACAGAAAAGTCTCAAGCATTATAGG GTTGAACTAGAGAGGCTACGCCTTCTATGTGAGCGGATAGTCAAAAGGGAGAAGTTAAAA CGAGAGCTGGCTGTTTCCTCACATGAGATACTTGCTGCCAGAAGGCATCACGCTGCACGTAATCCATTTCCTCTTCCTGAAGTGTCTTCGGACTCAGCTACAACGTCAATTAAAGGTCATCAAGATAGTAATATATCTGGAAGTGAAGCAATACAGAGGTCAGATGATATCACCATTGACAGCACAGCCTCTGTTAAGCGTCGACGACGAGGCAAATGTCCTGTTTTAATGGACACTGATCAGAAATCCGACGATAGTGCTACTTCCAAGGGTCGTAAGCAACCAACCGAAAGCCAAGTGTTCTCTGGGAAAACCGTTCCACGCAAACATTGTATAGTCTCGCCAAGTGTATCAgaggaaggagatgaagaatCAGAGCCCAAGAAG CAGCATGTAGAAACATTTGCCAAGGAGCTTGTGATGACATCGGACGAAGCTTCTTTCAAGAACCGGCGGCTCCCAAAGGGTTACTTTTATGTTCCCGTTGATTGTCTGCAAGAAGACAAGCTGGGCAACAAGAAGGCGGATTCATCTGATAAGCCAAACCAAACTGTGCCTTACGGTGAGTGTGAGATttga
- the LOC108842567 gene encoding uncharacterized protein LOC108842567 isoform X2, whose amino-acid sequence MSLDQCQWPEKKMTGIDSLAQASKHLSERSPYDVPEDGLALGLSVSTLPVALANWLNQKDDNKKRRKKSHYGTETKNKKKKSSRVGEKLRGGSVWVEHEDYFRRLEAPDLETLSGLASLRSLSCGNCFSVPSVEYESVSTPQRETDAAASNEDVKDIISEEVSEDVGKSVDEISSGGLEWILGCRNRILLTSERPSKKRRRLGRDAGLEKLVVAAPCRGNALLCDFCCTGGDAKGYRHQLIDCTSCKATVHKKCYGVVEDTDKAWLCSWCELENGCSDSERPCSLCPKKGGVLKPVLSKTENGGPPEFAHLYCSLWMPEVYIEDLNKMEPILNLPGIKETRRKLLCNLCKVKSGACVRCCYATCRASFHPICAREAGNRLEIWGKHGCDTVELRAFCSKHSDIQESGRPIKDGDINAADPTVCHLPSESIRDRPSNDETGVEVGTQGTGSDISRNSALQELESPRSEFDRSATHIVESGMTERSTDNEKTRSESLSFVLILKKLIDLGKVDVKDVAAEIGVNPDALNAKLGDGDLLPDLLGKIVKWLRQHAHMGNRDKCGNFKSTNTTKSERWADICTEGTVMLGSDIVFSLERTSAENCTGNGFVVEEAEAKPVLKKEISGNLPSDHSSEEQKSVVLDQEFHLGKNSVHLSDDHGGELNPISSGVMVENAFSVRPNSSHMPNSSHNRRILNCPSPIILDLLDREAYPGFNPHPYIHKELSEMDKRKILKSSTNSYEDRMTNEPDGTEEGTKHLQDAGDHTICCDYQSQSAERGDTYCQLAKAGKLGILDMSPKDEVEGELLYYQLQLLGTGVSRKQLSDDLAYAVTKKLPLEIDEEHGRRWDDVLVNKYFHDVREARKQGRKEKRHKEAQAVLAAATAAAATSSRNTSLRKDMTEEPAQQEMSTYRRKVTTSGHLVPQTKETLLKVPVSGPPSDKSSDQRTREFSLQNPRSCDICRRSETIWNLIVVCSSCKVAVHMDCYKCAKESSGPWYCELCAESTGSFNFWEKPHSTTECALCGGTTGAFRKATDGQWVHAFCAEWSLESTFRRGQINPVQGVESLAKNTSTCCVCQRIYGACIKCSYGNCQTTFHPTCARSAGFHMIGGGKLPHKAYCEKHSLEQKAKAKSQKHGTEEQKSLKHYRVELERLRLLCERIVKREKLKRELAVSSHEILAARRHHAARNPFPLPEVSSDSATTSIKGHQDSNISGSEAIQRSDDITIDSTASVKRRRRGKCPVLMDTDQKSDDSATSKGRKQPTESQVFSGKTVPRKHCIVSPSVSEEGDEESEPKKHVETFAKELVMTSDEASFKNRRLPKGYFYVPVDCLQEDKLGNKKADSSDKPNQTVPYGECEI is encoded by the exons ATGAGCCTTGACCAATGCCAGTGGCCGGAGAAGAAGATGACGGGAATCGATTCGTTAGCTCAGGCGAGCAAACACCTCTCGGAGAGGTCTCCTTACGATGTTCCTGAAGATGGTTTAGCTCTGGGGTTGAGTGTGAGTACCTTACCCGTTGCGTTGGCTAATTGGTTGAACCAGAAGGATGATAATAAGAAGCGGCGTAAGAAGTCTCACTACGGGACTGAGActaagaataagaagaagaagtcttctAGGGTAGGGGAGAAGCTGAGAGGTGGGAGTGTTTGGGTTGAGCATGAGGACTACTTTAGGCGATTAGAGGCTCCTGATTTAGAAACTTTGTCAGGTTTAGCTTCTCTACGTTCTTTATCTTGTGGAAACTGCTTTTCTGTTCCTTCTGTGGAGTACGAATCGGTTAGTACTCCACAGAGGGAAACTGACGCGGCTGCTAGTAACGAGGATGTTAAAGACATTATTAGTGAAGAAGTATCTGAAGATGTTGGGAAGAGTGTTGATGAGATCTCTTCTGGTGGTTTAGAATGGATTTTAGGTTGTAGAAATAGGATTTTGTTGACATCAGAAAGGCCGTCGAAGAAGCGGAGGCGTCTTGGTAGGGATGCAGGTTTGGAGAAATTAGTGGTTGCTGCTCCTTGCAGAGGGAATGCGTTGTTATGTGATTTTTGCTGCACTGGTGGTGATGCCAAGGGATATCGTCACCAGCTAATTGATTGTACTTCCTGCAAAGCTACAGTTCATAAAAAATGCTACGGTGTGGTTGAGGATACGGATAAGGCTTGGTTGTGCTCCTGGTGTGAGCTGGAGAATGGTTGTAGTGATAGTGAAAGACCGTGCTCGCTTTGTCCCAAGAAGGGTGGTGTTCTGAAACCGGTTCTCTCGAAAACTGAGAATGGCGGGCCACCGGAGTTTGCTCATCTGTATTGTTCTCTGTGGATGCCTGAGGTGTATATAGAAGACTTGAATAAAATGGAGCCTATCTTGAATTTGCCTGGAATAAAAGAAACTCGCAGGAAGTTATTGTGTAACTTGTGCAAGGTGAAATCTGGTGCTTGCGTTCGATGTTGTTATG CAACATGCCGAGCATCTTTCCATCCTATATGTGCAAGGGAGGCAGGGAATAGGCTAGAAATCTGGGGAAAACATGGGTGTGATACT gtTGAACTGCGAGCTTTCTGCTCGAAGCATTCAGATATTCAAGAAAGTGGAAGGCCTATAAAGGACGGAGATATTAATGCAGCTGACCCTACTGTATGTCATCTTCCATCAGAATCTATAAGAGATCGCCCAAGTAATGATGAGACGGGAGTCGAAGTAGGAACACAAGGTACAGGCTCTGATATTTCGAGAAACAGTGCGTTGCAAGAACTGGAATCACCACGTTCAGAATTTGACAGGTCTGCAACACACATTGTTGAATCAGGGATGACTGAGAGGAGCACAGATAATGAAAAAACTCGATCCGAGTCTCTTAGTTTTGTATTGATTCTGAAAAAG ttgATCGACCTGGGTAAAGTGGATGTGAAGGATGTGGCTGCAGAGATTGGGGTCAATCCTGATGCTTTGAATGCCAAACTTGGG GATGGAGACTTGTTACCTGATTTACTAGGCAAGATAGTTAAATGGCTTAGACAGCATGCACACATGGGTAATAGGGACAAATGCGGAAATTTTAAAAGTACGAACACAACTAAATCTGAGCGTTGGGCAGATATCTGTACTGAAGGCACTGTGATGTTAGGTTCTGACATTGTTTTTTCTCTGGAGCGAACCTCTGCTGAAAATTGTACTGGTAATGGTTTTGTGGTCGAAGAAGCTGAAGCTAAGCCagttttgaaaaaagaaatcaGTGGGAATTTGCCATCTGATCATTCTTCAGAAGAACAG AAATCAGTAGTGCTTGATCAGGAATTTCATCTTGGGAAAAATTCAGTTCATCTTTCTG ATGATCACGGAGGAGAATTAAATCCCATTTCGTCTGGAGTGATGGTGGAGAATGCCTTTTCTGTGAGGCCAAATAGTTCTCATATGCCAAATAGTTCTCATAACCGTAGAATTTTGAACTGTCCAAGTCCTATTATCTTGGATCTCCT TGATCGTGAAGCATATCCTGGTTTCAATCCTCATCCTTATATCCACAAGGAATTGTCAGAGATGGACAAGAGAAAGATCCTGAAAAGCAGCACGAATTCTTATGAGGATAGGATGACAAACGAACCTGATG GCACTGAAGAAGGAACAAAACATCTGCAGGACGCTGGCGATCACACTATCTGTTGTGATTACCAAAGTCAGAGTGCAGAGCGCGGAGATACATATTGTCAGTTAGCTAAAGCTGGGAAACTGGGCATACTGGATATGTCTCCTAAAGATGAAGTGGAAGGAGAACTTCTATATTATCAACTTCAGTTACTTGGCACCGGAGTTTCAAGAAAACAACTATCGG ACGATCTAGCCTACGCAGTTACCAAAAAGCTGCCCCTGGAGATTGATGAAGAGCATGGACGAAGATGGGATGATGTTCTGGTCAACAAATATTTCCACGATGTCAGGGAAGCAAGAAAGCAAGGCAGGAAAGAGAAAAGACACAAAGAAGCCCAGGCTGTTCTAGCTGCTGCTactgcagcagcagcaacatCTTCTCGGAATACATCGCTCAGGAAAGATATGACAGAAGAACCTGCTCAACAAGAG ATGAGTACGTATAGACGTAAAGTTACTACCAGCGGTCACCTAGTGCCACAGACAAAGGAAACACTTTTAAAGGTGCCTGTTTCTGGTCCACCATCTGATAAGAGTTCTGACCAGCGTACACGAGAATTTTCATTACAGAATCCGCGAAGTTGTGACATCTGCAGACGCTCTGAAACTATATGGAACCTGATTGTGGTGTGCTCTAGTTGCAAG GTTGCTGTTCACATGGACTGTTATAAATGTGCTAAAGAATCTAGTGGTCCTTGGTACTGTGAACTATGTGCGGAATCTACTGGTTCTTTCAATTTTTGGGAAAAACCGCATTCTACTACAGAATGTGCTTTATGTGGAGGCACAACTGGGGCTTTTAGGAAAGCCACAGATGGCCAGTGGGTACATGCATTTTGTGCTGAG TGGTCTCTCGAATCAACCTTCAGAAGGGGGCAAATAAATCCTGTGCAGGGAGTG GAATCTCTGGCCAAGAACACCAGCACTTGTTGTGTATGCCAACGGATATATGGTGCATGCATTAAG TGTAGTTATGGTAACTGCCAGACGACATTTCACCCAACCTGTGCCAGAAGTGCTGGCTTTCATATGATTGGTGGTGGAAAACTTCCGCATAAGGCTTACTGTGAGAAGCACAGCTTGGAACAGAAGGCAAAG GCTAAATCTCAGAAACATGGGACAGAGGAACAGAAAAGTCTCAAGCATTATAGG GTTGAACTAGAGAGGCTACGCCTTCTATGTGAGCGGATAGTCAAAAGGGAGAAGTTAAAA CGAGAGCTGGCTGTTTCCTCACATGAGATACTTGCTGCCAGAAGGCATCACGCTGCACGTAATCCATTTCCTCTTCCTGAAGTGTCTTCGGACTCAGCTACAACGTCAATTAAAGGTCATCAAGATAGTAATATATCTGGAAGTGAAGCAATACAGAGGTCAGATGATATCACCATTGACAGCACAGCCTCTGTTAAGCGTCGACGACGAGGCAAATGTCCTGTTTTAATGGACACTGATCAGAAATCCGACGATAGTGCTACTTCCAAGGGTCGTAAGCAACCAACCGAAAGCCAAGTGTTCTCTGGGAAAACCGTTCCACGCAAACATTGTATAGTCTCGCCAAGTGTATCAgaggaaggagatgaagaatCAGAGCCCAAGAAG CATGTAGAAACATTTGCCAAGGAGCTTGTGATGACATCGGACGAAGCTTCTTTCAAGAACCGGCGGCTCCCAAAGGGTTACTTTTATGTTCCCGTTGATTGTCTGCAAGAAGACAAGCTGGGCAACAAGAAGGCGGATTCATCTGATAAGCCAAACCAAACTGTGCCTTACGGTGAGTGTGAGATttga